TGGCCCATTGACCAAGTAATGTTGATTCCAAGTACGGTGTATAGACATTGGATAACACGGTGCTGTCTTCATTAATCATATCTATATATGGAGCCAAATGAACAGAAACGGGTTTGCTTGGTTGCTCATTTAATTGCAACTCCAAGTCAGTCTTTAAAGTCGAGATATCCACTAAACCCGTTAAATCAGCTGATTCAATCTGAGCTAATGCCTCTGTTAATGCCGTAATGTCTACCATTGCATCAAGCTGTTCCGATCCCATCAGCACGTCTTCCGTTAAAGTAGGAATGTCTAAAATAAGAGCCTCTCTTGGTAATTCAACCTTTGAATCATACAGATAGAGCGAGATTCCTTGCTGACTTTTGCGTTGTTCACTCAGCTTCTCTAATTCTACTTGAGCCTCTTCAGGAGTTAATCCGCCTACCTCAATACCGGAAATCACCGTACCCACTTGATATTCTTTTGCTATTGCCTGTTGATCTAACACACGGCCCGCAAACAAACCAATTAATAGAATTCCAATCATGCCAGCTACCAATAGTCCAATACGTACAAAGGATTTCATTGCACTCATTACTCCTCTTTATCTTGAATTCGTCTACGTCGTCCAGTCATTAATTCCTCTGATTCATCAACAGCCACTTCCGTTAAAGGCTGCTTTCGTTCTAATACTGGCTCAACATCCACTTCAACCGTGTCAAAAACCTGCTCTGTTTGCACTGATTCATCTGTCGTCATCGCAACTTGATCGAATGCTGTTTTAATCGCAGGTAGCTCCCATTGAAAAGAGGAGTTCGCTTGCTCGCGTTCCAAACGCGCTGCCAAAATAAGACTCGCTAATAGAGTGAGAACAACTGAAATAACAATGGTTAAACCAATCGGAAACAACAGATACATCAAAATCGTAATCAGTGCTATACCAACCGAAGCTACTAAACTTTGAAGCTTTAATGGCAGTGAGAGATTCACTCGTTTATTTAAAAACAGAAACAATAATAGCAACACAACAATGCCTGCAAAAAAAGAAATTGTATACATCATTCAGAATCACCAACCTTTTTAGACTATAAATACATTTATTAAGAAAATTGTTCTAATTATTTAGATACAGTTCTTTCAGACTTATTGTATAATAAAGTAAAAGTTTTGGATACATATGATTAATTTTATTTTCATCACGGTTGGAGGCGAAGATATGCATCGAAATGAACACGGATTAACATTAATAGAGTTGCTTGCTTCGATGGTGATCCTATCGATCTTTGCCATCGGATTTGCAACCATGCTGATGAACGGAATTAAGGCAAATGAAATAAATAGAATTGAGATGGAAGCAACCCTTGTGGCACAGTCTGAGATTGAGAGTATGAGATTAAATCAGGATGCTGCTTTTTGTACTGCTTCTGAGAAACCAGTCGAGAGCTTTCTCACAAAACGAACAGTTAAGCAGGAAAATGGCATGTGTCTTATTTCTGTTGAAGTGACAAATGACAAAATTCCTGGTTCCGCTATAAAACTAGATACAGAAATTAGCATACCAAAGGCGGTCACCACACCATGAGAAACATCCTACATAATCAAAAAGGCGCCGCGCTTCCCGTTGTGTTAGGAATCATTGTAGTTGGAACGCTTGTCGCTCTAGGTCTATTAGGTTTTCTTTTTAACGAGGTGAGCAAAAGCCAAACGGTTACGGAAGGTATCCAAGCCAAATATGCCGCAGAAGCAGGCGTAGAGCGTATGCTGAATGAATTAAATGGGCCAAAGCCAGAAGAACTTATTAACATCAAAGATCTAAGTTGCAGCCCAGCAAAGGTTTCAACCAATAAAATAAACGAACATAACATTCGACTTAGCTGTGACATGACAGATAATCAGCTTATTTTAAAAAGCGAAGCAACTGGTGAACACACACACACCACTACGGTTACATTAAAAGTGACACAGAAATCACCACTCAGACTGGAGGTGGAATCATGGAAATAAGAAAAGCCTTATCTAACGAAAAAGGTCTCACCCTTATTGAAGTCTTATCAAGCATTGCAATCCTCGTCATCGTGCTCGGCATCGGCATGGCTGCACTCGCCCAAAGCAGCACACTAACAAATGAAATCAGAGGCGAATCCCAGGAACGACAAGACATGCAAGTAGGATTGCTAGAGTTGACGAAGGCTGTGCAGGAAGCGAAGGATATTAAAAAGGGTACGGATGAATACAATTTTGAAATAACAAATACCGATAATTCCATCAGTAACTATTGGCTTGTTGATGGTCAATTAAATTCAGACGTCAAAAGTGGACAAACTCCAGTTGAAGGCGTTCGGAAAGTGACGATTGTAGATAAGAAAGGAATTACTTTAGAAATTGATGATTTGGAAGAGCCCGTGGTGCTTGCGCAGCGGGGTGGTGGTGTGATTGAGACTGGATTGGGTGCACCGGATGAGGAGGAAAACTGGGAAGATCGTAAGCCTGATGTGGTTTGCATGAAAAATGAAAAAATAGACTTCAGTGGTTACAAACAATTTGAAGAAATCGCGAAGAGACAACATTGGGGAAAAGATAGTATTAGATGTGATAATACAAGTGGAACTCTTACTATATGGAACGAAGTCCCTGTAAACCTTACTAATGGAGACATTACAATATATGCAAATAACATTGTTCTTAACTATCAAGCAAGCTTCTCATTAAGTAATGGCAGTGTTTATTTACCAAAGACAGAAATTTTAAGTATTGAAAATCACGGGACATTTGTCGTAGAAAATGGCGGCTTATATGTTAATGAACAAATAAATCTGCATAATAGTAGTACTCTATACGTTGGAGGAAAAACTGTTGTAAATAAGGATTTTAATAGCACTAATGTAGGAAATAAATTCACTTCAAAGGGGGATTTTATAGTTCTAGGAAATGCTTCGATATATCAAGCTCAAATGATAGATATTGAGAAAACGTTCTACATAAGAGGAAATCTAACTGTAAATTACAGCGCTTCGAATAAAATCAATATTGGTGACAAATTAATAGTTGGAGGAAATGTTGATCTTCATCAAAGGTTCACCTTTAACGGAAAAAATGGAATATGGGTGAACGGTAATTTTACCGCGAAAAATGAATTAGATATTTCAACTGAATCAATTATTTCAATTCGAGGCAACGTAACCTTCTTATATAGAGGAAAAATGTCTAGCAACTCTTCTATTCATATTGGTGGGAAACTTGATTTGGCAAGAGAAGCTACTGTAACTAGCGGGGGAAATTTGTATATTGAAAAAGGTATTAAACTTTCTCCTAAATCAATGTTGATTGTTAAAGGTGAATCATATATAAATGAGCGAATTACTTTTCCAGAAATTAAAAGCGAAAGTGAGAAGTATGCATTTAACACCTATGGCAACATAACATATACAGGACCTGTTGAAGGTACTATTAATTTCCCATCTAATTCTTCAATGTTTAATGCCGCTTCGGAAGAATTAATACCTAAGGTTAATACGATGGTTTACTTTCCTGATTTTCCGCCAGTACCAAATTAATGTTTTTATTTTTAAAGGGGTAAATAAAAAATTTTATTTACCCCTTGTTTGAATTAAATTCATCTCTAACGAATAGCTATCTTAAAATTATCATTCTTCAATTCCCCACGAACCTCTGAAATAAAATACAGCGACCCCGTAACTAAAATCAACTCATCTTTTTTCCATTGATCCATCAACAACTCAAGTGCATTCTTCCAGTCCTTCTCCGCATTAGCTTGTATACCATCAGGGGTTGCATTAAGTAATTCCTCTGCATCCGCAGCCCTAAAAAAGTCAAAGCTTGTCCATATAATCTGGATATCCATTTCACTAAATGGAGCCAGTAGCTTAGTCACATCTTTTTCTTTTGTCATACCTGCAAGCATTTTGATTTTATGATTCGGATAATGATTTTTCAGGGTAGCGGCTAAAGCCTGCATCCCCTCTTCATTATGAGCCCCATCGGCGATCACGAGTGGCTGTTCCATTAGTTGTTCGAATCGTCCTGGCCAATTGGTTAAGGCTAATCCTTTTTTACAGGCTGCATCTGTGATTTGATAACCTGCGTGTTCTTTCAAATAGAGCATAGCCATTAGAGCGAGACTTGCGTTTGCTAGTTGATGCTCCCCTTTCATGGATGTTTTTAGTTGTGTTAGTCGTCCTAACGGTGAATCAAATGTAAAACTTTGATCC
The nucleotide sequence above comes from Alkalicoccobacillus plakortidis. Encoded proteins:
- a CDS encoding type IV pilus modification PilV family protein, whose protein sequence is MHRNEHGLTLIELLASMVILSIFAIGFATMLMNGIKANEINRIEMEATLVAQSEIESMRLNQDAAFCTASEKPVESFLTKRTVKQENGMCLISVEVTNDKIPGSAIKLDTEISIPKAVTTP
- a CDS encoding pilus assembly PilX N-terminal domain-containing protein, with the protein product MRNILHNQKGAALPVVLGIIVVGTLVALGLLGFLFNEVSKSQTVTEGIQAKYAAEAGVERMLNELNGPKPEELINIKDLSCSPAKVSTNKINEHNIRLSCDMTDNQLILKSEATGEHTHTTTVTLKVTQKSPLRLEVESWK
- a CDS encoding prepilin-type N-terminal cleavage/methylation domain-containing protein is translated as MEIRKALSNEKGLTLIEVLSSIAILVIVLGIGMAALAQSSTLTNEIRGESQERQDMQVGLLELTKAVQEAKDIKKGTDEYNFEITNTDNSISNYWLVDGQLNSDVKSGQTPVEGVRKVTIVDKKGITLEIDDLEEPVVLAQRGGGVIETGLGAPDEEENWEDRKPDVVCMKNEKIDFSGYKQFEEIAKRQHWGKDSIRCDNTSGTLTIWNEVPVNLTNGDITIYANNIVLNYQASFSLSNGSVYLPKTEILSIENHGTFVVENGGLYVNEQINLHNSSTLYVGGKTVVNKDFNSTNVGNKFTSKGDFIVLGNASIYQAQMIDIEKTFYIRGNLTVNYSASNKINIGDKLIVGGNVDLHQRFTFNGKNGIWVNGNFTAKNELDISTESIISIRGNVTFLYRGKMSSNSSIHIGGKLDLAREATVTSGGNLYIEKGIKLSPKSMLIVKGESYINERITFPEIKSESEKYAFNTYGNITYTGPVEGTINFPSNSSMFNAASEELIPKVNTMVYFPDFPPVPN